Below is a window of Lacibacter sp. H407 DNA.
TGATCATGACCAGGTTATTCCGGAAGTTGAGGAATACTTTCTGCGGATTTCCCGTTGGCAACGTGCCACCACCCACATGATACACCACCGATTGCGGACACACCATGATTTTATAGCCGTTACGTTGCAGTCGCCAGCAAAGATCAATTTCTTCCTGGTGTGCAAAAAAGAAATCATCAAACCCATGCATTGCATGAAACAGTTCTGCCCGGATGAACAGCCCTGCACCACTGGCCCAGAAAACAGGAGCGGCATCGTTGTATTGTCCGTTATCTTTTTCCAACACGTCAAACACACGACCACGTGAAAACGGATAACCCAATGCATCGATCCATCCACCACTTGCACCGGCATATTCAAACAAGTTCCTGTTGTGAAAGGCCAATAACTTGGGTTGACAGGCAGCAATTGTTGTATCTGTTTGCATCAGATCGATCACAGGTTCTATCCAGCCCGGTTCCACTTCCACATCACTGTTGAGCAACACATAATAATCAGCCTTTACCTGTTGCAGAAAAAAATTATAGCCTTTTGCAAAACCAAAATTTTCATTGCTGGCAAGCACTTCCACTGCAGGGAATTGATGTTGTACAAAAGCAACCGAATCATCAGTGGATGCATTATCAGCAACGATCACACGCATGTTGCCATACGTTGATGCAAGTACAGATGGCAGAAACTGTTGCAGAAATTTCTTTCCATTCCAGTTCAGAATTACAACAGCAACAGTGGGTTGAGAATGCAAGTGTGCTAAATATTTTTTCAAAAATAGCGGTTGACAGTGAAACCTTGTCTAAATTAGGGCATGCTTGGTCAATATTTTAACTGGCGCACCTTTCTGGCATTGATTGCAATAGGTATTGTTACCGGTACAATTTTTTATTCGAACTATCTCGCCGGTAAAATAGCAATTGACGAACGGTTGAAAGTTGAGCAATGGGTGGAAGCAGGACGGTTTATTATTATGGCGCCTGTTGATGCAGATACAAAACTGCCATCGCTGATACGAAACGAGCAGAAATCAATTCCCATCATTGAGACAGATGAGAAAGACAGTGTGGTGAGTTATATCAATATTGATTCTGTAAAAATTGCCGCCGATCCCGATTACCTCCGGAAAAAATTGAAAGAGTTCAAAACACTCAATCCACCCATCGTTTTAACGGTGAGTGAAGATCCGTTGCTCATCAACAAATATTATTATGGTCATTCGGTGCTGTTGCAACAGGTGCGGTATTACCCGATGGTGCAATTGTTCATTGTTGCGTTGTTCATCATCATCACCATCTTTTCATTACAGGCACGCAATAAATCAACCCAAAATCAGGTGTGGGCGGGTATGGCCAAAGAAACGGCACACCAGTTGGGCACACCTGTATCATCGTTACAAGGCTGGG
It encodes the following:
- a CDS encoding glycosyltransferase family 2 protein, which produces MKKYLAHLHSQPTVAVVILNWNGKKFLQQFLPSVLASTYGNMRVIVADNASTDDSVAFVQHQFPAVEVLASNENFGFAKGYNFFLQQVKADYYVLLNSDVEVEPGWIEPVIDLMQTDTTIAACQPKLLAFHNRNLFEYAGASGGWIDALGYPFSRGRVFDVLEKDNGQYNDAAPVFWASGAGLFIRAELFHAMHGFDDFFFAHQEEIDLCWRLQRNGYKIMVCPQSVVYHVGGGTLPTGNPQKVFLNFRNNLVMITKNMPLQQLIWKLPLRIALDAVSAWKELLSGKPGYWWAVVRAHFAYTAWFFTGTRKAEPGYPTLQGVYPGSVVWKYFIQKKQIFSEIVKPQ
- a CDS encoding sensor histidine kinase encodes the protein MLGQYFNWRTFLALIAIGIVTGTIFYSNYLAGKIAIDERLKVEQWVEAGRFIIMAPVDADTKLPSLIRNEQKSIPIIETDEKDSVVSYINIDSVKIAADPDYLRKKLKEFKTLNPPIVLTVSEDPLLINKYYYGHSVLLQQVRYYPMVQLFIVALFIIITIFSLQARNKSTQNQVWAGMAKETAHQLGTPVSSLQGWVEMLKEENVHQQIATEIEKDVQRLRLVSDRFGKIGSTPQLEPNNIVRQVEEMVEYIRKRATGKVHLEVKKNKADMIAAVSPPLFDWVIENLLKNALDAMDGKGNITVDMHEEEKAIVIDVTDTGKGIVSQNINRVFKPGFTTKKRGWGLGLSLSKRIIEQYHKGQLYVKHSEPGKGTTFRIVLKK